From the genome of Chelmon rostratus isolate fCheRos1 chromosome 1, fCheRos1.pri, whole genome shotgun sequence, one region includes:
- the socs4 gene encoding suppressor of cytokine signaling 4 produces the protein MSEKKPRGSDTRPKCGLRSWSADSYVWKGKKRSRSSRNGSSPGDLEVEGTEELGVRSTSCPRRRRERKCSCSTLGDALTSADIDVVCRKALSRRSLRQKFQDAVGQCFPLRSHHHHHHHHHHPSGSSRPFSVLFWSKRKIHVSELMQDKCPFSPKSELARCWHLIKNHATHPNALKDMEVPLKPSASSSSTTPPQTPLSWEDICCSPGPGGSSLGGEDWDPSCPNGGAEGTCGHTDYILVPDLLQINNSPCYWGVLNRFEAEELLEGKPEGTFLLRDSAQDEFLFSVSFRRYSRSLHARIEQNEKRFSFDVRDPCMYRDPSVTGLLRHYSDPDTCLFFEPLLSRPLSRTFPFSLQHLCRTVICSCTTYQGIDSLPLPPQLRDYLRQYHIKCDGACAV, from the coding sequence ATGTCAGAGAAGAAGCCTCGAGGCTCAGACACGCGTCCCAAATGTGGCCTCCGCAGTTGGAGTGCTGACAGCTATGTTTGGAAGGGGAAGAAACGCTCCCGCAGCTCTCGCAACGGGTCGAGTCCAGGGGacctggaggtggaggggacGGAGGAGCTGGGTGTGCGGTCAACATCCTGTCCAAGGCGgcgcagagagagaaagtgtagCTGCAGCACTCTTGGGGATGCGTTGACGTCTGCAGACATTGATGTAGTGTGTCGGAAGGCCTTGTCCCGCCGATCTCTGCGGCAGAAGTTCCAGGACGCGGTTGGCCAGTGTTTTCCTCTGCGGtcccaccatcaccaccatcatcatcaccaccatccaTCTGGCTCCTCACGACCCTTCTCAGTGCTCTTCTGGTCCAAACGCAAGATCCACGTCTCAGAGCTCATGCAGGACAAGTGTCCCTTCTCACCCAAATCTGAACTGGCCCGATGTTGGCACCTTATAAAAAATCATGCCACCCACCCAAATGCCTTGAAAGACATGGAGGTTCCACTCAAACCCAGTGCCTCATCTTCCTCTACCACCCCACCACAGACCCCCCTCTCTTGGGAGGacatctgctgctctcctgGGCCTGGAGGCAGCAGCCTGGGAGGGGAGGACTGGGACCCTTCCTGTCCTAATGGGGGAGCAGAGGGCACCTGTGGCCACACTGACTACATCCTGGTCCCAGACCTCCTCCAGATCAACAACAGCCCATGTTACTGGGGTGTGTTGAACCGCTTCGAGGCAGAAGAGCTTTTGGAGGGCAAACCAGAGGGAACGTTTCTGCTCCGAGACTCTGCCCAGGACGAGTTCCTCTTCTCGGTCAGCTTTCGGCGCTACAGCCGCTCCCTGCACGCACGCATCGAGCAGAACGAAAAGCGTTTCAGCTTTGACGTGCGTGACCCATGCATGTACCGGGATCCCAGTGTGACAGGATTACTGAGACACTACAGCGACCCAGACACCTGCCTCTTCTTTGAGCCACTCCTTTCCCGCCCGCTATCGAGGACCTTCCCTTTCTCCCTCCAGCACCTATGCAGGACTGTGATCTGTAGCTGCACCACCTACCAGGGCATAGACAGCCTGCCGCTGCCGCCTCAGCTCAGGGACTACCTGCGACAGTACCACATTAAGTGTGATGGGGCCTGCGCTGTGTGA